The Bacillota bacterium genome contains the following window.
TAATGCGGCTTAATGGTCTTAGTCTTCGGGTTTTTCGCCGACGGCGGCGGCTTCCCTGTAGGCAAGGTCCCGGTACGCATCCGGCTGTTCTTCGGTCTTGTAACCGCCGAACATGCTTGTCAGCGTGCCGTTGCGCTCCTCGATCTCCGCCAGGACGCTCATATACAGATGGACAATCAAGAAAGCGGCGAAGACCCACATCAGGAGGTGGTGCGTCAGACGCAGGTTCTGGTTGCCGAACAGGGGCAGCAGCCAGCCGAACGCGCTCCGCCAGAACCCGTCCTGGTACGCTTCCGCATAGAGGGCGAAGCCGATCAGGCCCTGACCCAGGATCAGCAGCAATACGATAAGGTAACTGAGTCCCGCCACCGGGTTGTGTCCCAGAACCTCGGGGCGCTTTCGCGTGAGGAAGAGGTAGTACTTGACCTGCCTCCAAAATAAGCTCCGGCGCACACCGCCGACAGGGATCCAATCCCGGAACCGGGCGTATTCGTTGCCGGTAAAAAACCAGTAGAGCCTTATCAAGCAGGCTATACCGAGGACGAACGCCGCCACAAAATGAACGGCGCGCATCCAGCCCATCAGGTAGGAAGAAGAGGCTTCACCGGACGCTGTGAGGAACGGGAAGCCTATATAGTAGCCGGTAACCGCCAACGAAAACATACTGATCACCGCAACCCAGTGAAAGAGCCGTACCGGGGCCTCCCATACAAGAACTCGCTTCTGCATTTATTCTCCCCCCTTAACGTACACGCTTACTGTTTCCGGCGGCCGGGTTCCAGAAGGTGAACCGCGCAGGCTATGCACGGGTCGAAGGAATGTATCGTGCGCAAAATTTCCAACGGTTTATCGGGATCCGCAACCTCGGTGCCCTTGAGGGCCGCTTCGTACGCGCCGGGTTGACCGCCGGCGTCCCGCGGGGAAGCGTTCCAGGTGGTGGGCACGATGCACTGGTAGTTTTCGATCTGGCCGTTTTTAATCCTTATCCAGTGGCCCAGCGCGCCTCGGGGCGCTTCCGTCCAGCCCCAGCCTTCCGCTTCGGCGGGCCAGGTGGACGGTTCCCAGTGCTTTTGCTCGTGGATGCGCAGGTCTCCCTTGCCGAGGTTGACCGCCAGTTCGTCGGTCCACGGTATCAGTTGCTCGGCCATCACCACCGTTTCGATGCAGCGGGCCGCTGTCCGGCCCAGCGTGGAAAAGAGCGCCGCCGGCCCGACGCCTAACTTCGACAGCGCGGCGTCCACCCAGTACTTCACCCTTTCATGTCCCGAGGCGTAAGCGACCAGCATCCGCGCGAGCGGCCCCACTTCCACGGCTTTGTCGTCATAACGCGGGGCTTTAAGCCACGAGTACTTCCCCTTTGTGTCCAGGGATTCATAAGGCGGGTTGGGACCCGTATATTTGGGTTTGGTCTCCCCCTGCCACGGGTGCATGGGTTTGCCGTCATCCTGGTAAGAGTACCACGAGTGCGTTACGTACTCGTTTATCTTCTCCTGATCAACCGGATGAACCTTACCGAGGTCCCGGTTCAGGATAACCCCGCGGGGCAGGAAGAGGTTGCCGGGATTGTCGTTGTCCCGCGTATCGGTAAGCGGAAAGTCGCCGTAGGAGAGGAAGTTGCCCAACCCCTCGCCGATGCCCGCCCATTCCAGGTAGAACGGCGCCACCGCCAGCACGTCCGGCAGGTATACCTTGTCGACGAATTCCTTTGCTTTGGCGAAAAGCCCTTTTAGATTGGCGATGCTGTCGGCGTTAAGCGCCGCCTGGCTGTTCGGGTCCGCCGCGCCGGCCATCCCGCCTACCAGGTACGTCTGTAGGTGCGGGTTCTTGCCGCCGAGGATCGCGTGGGCCTTAATGACCTCCCGCTGCCACTCCAGCGCCTCCAGATAGTGGGCCACGGCCATGAGATCGGCTTCCGGCGGCAGCTTGTACGCCGGGTGCCCCCAGTAAGCGTTCGCGAAGGGACCCAGCTGCCCGCTTTTTACGAAGGCCGCGACGCGTTCTTTGATTCCTTTGAAGTAGGTCGCGCTGGACTTGGGCCAGTCGGAGACGGACTGCGCCAGCCGGGACGTTTTATCCGGGTCCGCGTCCAACGCGCTGACGATATCGACCCAGTCCAGGGCATGCAGGTGATAGAAGTGGATGACGTGGTCCTGAACGTACTGAATCGCTTCGATGATGTTGCGTATCATCCGTGCGTTCGGCGGGATCTGGACGCCGAGGGCGTCTTCCACCGCGCGCACGGAGGTGATGGCGTGAACCGTCGTGCACACGCCGCATATCCGCTGGGTAAAAACCCAAGCATCCCTCGGGTCGCGTCCCTTCAGGATGGTTTCGATCCCGCGGAACATGGTGCCGCTGCTCCACGCCTCGCCGATTTTTCCACCCGAAACCTCCGCTTCGACCCGCAGGTGTCCTTCGATACGGGTTACGGGGTCAATTACAATCTTGGGCACATTTTACCCCTCCCTTAACTATTATCTTTGTTCTCTTCGGCTTTTGCTTTGTTCCGCCGCACCGCGGTCCCTACCACATGTGTAACGACCCCCGCGGCGGCGGCAGCGGCAAGACCGATCCCGATCTTATCCGCGCCGGACTCCACCGAGAAACCCGGTACATTCGGCAGCCGCCGGTAGAAGGGCGTCATCGCGTCCCAGAAACCCGGCTGAGTGCAGCCGATGCAGCCGTGGCCGGCGCCTACCGGCCAGTTGGTTCCCTCGTTCCACCTGACGGTGGGACAGTTGCTGTAGCATTCGGGGCCCTTGCAGCCCATTTTGTACAGGCACCAGCCCTTCCGGTGCCCCTCGTCCCCCCAGGCCTCGACGAACTGACCGGCGTCAAAGTGAGCGCGGCGTTCACAGTTGTCGTGGACCCGTTTGCCGTATGCGAACAAAGGTCTGCCGTATTCATCCAGTTTGGGTAATGATGCGTAGGTGAGATAATGAACCACCGTTGCCGTTATGTTCACCGCGTTTACGGGGCACCCGGGAAGGTTTATCACCGGTACGCCCTTGACCAGGTCCCGCACGCCCACGGCGCCGGTGGGATCTGGTTTTGCGGCGGCCAGCCCGCCGAAAGAGGCGCAACTGCCCACAGCGATGATTGCGGCGGCGCCCTTGGCTGCCTCGGACAGCAGTTCCATCGCGGTCCGTCCGCCTACGCAGCAGTAAAGACCGTTTTCCTTGGTGGGGATAGAGCCCTCCACGATAACGAGGTGCCCGCCGGTCTTGATCGCTGCTTCCTTAGCTTCTTCCGCCTGCCGTCCCGCCGCCGCCATGATCGTTTCGTGGTAGTCCACCGACAGCACGTCCAACACGATCTCAGCGGCAGTCGGGCGGGAAGCGCGCAGGAACGATTCGCTGCACCCGGCACAATCCTGGAATTCCAGCCATACTACCGAAGGCCGGCGGACTGATGCCAGCGCCTCGGCGATCCTGCCGATCCCTTCTGCCGGAACAGCCAGCACAGCGCCGATAACGCCGCAAAACTTCAGAAAATCCCGGCGGGAAATCCCTTTGCGCTCCAGGGCGGCAAGCATTCCTTCTTCCCCGACAACCTTATTGTCTGTAGCGTTCTTCCGCCACTCCGCCATTTAGTAATCCTCCCTCCATAGTCAGGTGATTAACGATATAAACAAGAGGTGTAATAGTGTCTCTTCTTGGCGCCTGCACCCCCTCGTTCTCCTGAATGAACCACTTTCGTCCTTTCTAATGGCTCACATTCCATTTACTTATGACCAAGCGAGCAAATAGTTACTTTTATTTCCATACATTTTTATTATACCAACAAATATCGTCATATTCCAGCATATTTCTTAATTATACAGGAAGTATTTATTCTCATGAGTGGTTATAAATAGTCGATATGTGTCGTTATTGTACACTGACTTTTTTTTGAACATATCAATTATGGGGTTTGACGTCAGAGTGGTATTACACGTTCAGGGTTTGTTCCAGGTGGGAGAAAGATAACGTATGTTTGCGACTACGAGCTGAGCTTTATCGTTTACATAATAGTCTATACTGACATCGTCGTCCGTATAGAATTCCTGACCGCGTCCTATCGGATAAAGGAAGGTCTTGGCCTCTTCGTCAACCTTTACCTGTATGAAGTTATTATCAACGCGCCCTATATAAACGCCGATTACCCTTTGAGTTTGAGGGGCAGGGGGCTGGGACGGCTGCCCGGTGTCCGGAGCAGGAGTCGGAGTCGGAGCGGGAGTAGGCGTGGGCGCCGGTGCGGGAACCGGGGTCGCCGGGGCGGGCGTCGGAGACGGGGCCGGGCTGGGAGCCGTTTTGGGCTCTGAGACTGTTTCGGGTTTCTGAACGGTACCGGGTTGGGTAACGCTCGGCTTCTTTGCGGATTCCGGTCTTTTGCCTCTTTCTACATAGAAGGCCGTCGCCCCGCCGAGCAACAGGGCAAAAACACATACGATCGCAACAACCCATACAGGAACCTTTTTATAAGCCATACCCGATCCTCCGCCGTCCCGTAAAAAACCGGTGGCTTATAGGATAACCGGCGGACCGGCTTTGTATTACGATTTCGACCTGATGGAAGCACGACTGCGGTGTTTACAGGTTTATTTTAATAAAAAAGCTCGACATATAAAATAATCACCCGTCCATTAACGAGTGACTGTACGGTCGCCACAGAAATACAACTGCAAAACCGCTAAACAGAGCAAATGCCTTGGGTAAAATGCTGAATTACTTTGAAAGACCTTTATTTATTTTACTGGGACGCTTTGTAGGGATGACAATCGGATCATCCTTCCCTGTCTTGGGCGCTTTCCGACTAAGACTCCCCCTCCCGGCAGGTTCCGCCGGCACGCCGCTCAGGTCTGTCCCGCATTCGTAACATTTGCCCTGGGTTGACGCACTGTAATTATCCGCCCCGCACACGGGACAGATCTGCACGTTCAACGAAAACACCTCCCACCCGTAACAAGAACCCGCCCCGGTCGAGGCCCTTTGCCCCGGCCGCGGCTCGTACGCCTGTCCTTGAATATCGGCAGGCGTTTCTATCTGATTCCTGGGGTCTTACAACCATCTATTGTCGCATTCGTGCAAAGCAAGCTTATCACAATCCCTGTTCAAATGCAATAATTTATTAAAAGTTTTGTTTTATGACAATCTATCGTTGCATCCGTGCGACGACGCGTTTATAATAATCAGGGGTGATTGGACATTGGGCAAGGGCATATTCGGTATTTGGTTACAGGAAAAACGTGCAAAGGCCGGTTACGAAAGCCAGGGGGCTTTGTCCCGCGCATGCGGCATTGATCATTCCACGGTCGCCAGGTGGGAGCGCGGCGACGTAAAACCGATGCCCGAAAACCTGAAAAAACTTGCCCCATTCCTGGGAGTGTCGTTCGAAGAACTAATGGCTGCCGTAGGTTATATTTCCGACGTCCAAAAACCTGACGCCGGGCCGGATTATTCGCCAACCCGCAAGGCGGTCGAACAACCTGATCGTTTAAAGGAAGAAACCGGGGCGCCCTATCGACTTCCGGCCCTCGGGAGCAGGATACCGCTGTTGGTTGCCGTCACACCGGGGACAACGGATGTCGAGCCGGCTGGCGGGTATATCGAGGTTCCTTCCGGCATTCAGGCCGACTTCGCGGTGCGTGTGGCCGGAAATAACATGTCCCGCGCAGGCGTTGCGGACGGCGATATAGCCATCTGCCGGAACGCGTCCCCCGCAGAGTTACGTTCCGGCCGGATTGTGGCGGCGTCATTGAAAGAAATGAATTGGGGAATAACCGTGAGGTTCTACGTCGAGCAGGACGGGAGGAAGCTCCTGCGGGCGGCAAACCCGGGGAACA
Protein-coding sequences here:
- a CDS encoding hydrogenase small subunit — its product is MLAALERKGISRRDFLKFCGVIGAVLAVPAEGIGRIAEALASVRRPSVVWLEFQDCAGCSESFLRASRPTAAEIVLDVLSVDYHETIMAAAGRQAEEAKEAAIKTGGHLVIVEGSIPTKENGLYCCVGGRTAMELLSEAAKGAAAIIAVGSCASFGGLAAAKPDPTGAVGVRDLVKGVPVINLPGCPVNAVNITATVVHYLTYASLPKLDEYGRPLFAYGKRVHDNCERRAHFDAGQFVEAWGDEGHRKGWCLYKMGCKGPECYSNCPTVRWNEGTNWPVGAGHGCIGCTQPGFWDAMTPFYRRLPNVPGFSVESGADKIGIGLAAAAAAGVVTHVVGTAVRRNKAKAEENKDNS
- a CDS encoding S24 family peptidase; protein product: MGKGIFGIWLQEKRAKAGYESQGALSRACGIDHSTVARWERGDVKPMPENLKKLAPFLGVSFEELMAAVGYISDVQKPDAGPDYSPTRKAVEQPDRLKEETGAPYRLPALGSRIPLLVAVTPGTTDVEPAGGYIEVPSGIQADFAVRVAGNNMSRAGVADGDIAICRNASPAELRSGRIVAASLKEMNWGITVRFYVEQDGRKLLRAANPGNKDVTVDGDAHRIAGVVVKFLKDPPALDRYRRLTDAHSESPEWASLIALTKSAGLTPHDLAQYVETVRKASLKAGR
- a CDS encoding nickel-dependent hydrogenase large subunit, translating into MPKIVIDPVTRIEGHLRVEAEVSGGKIGEAWSSGTMFRGIETILKGRDPRDAWVFTQRICGVCTTVHAITSVRAVEDALGVQIPPNARMIRNIIEAIQYVQDHVIHFYHLHALDWVDIVSALDADPDKTSRLAQSVSDWPKSSATYFKGIKERVAAFVKSGQLGPFANAYWGHPAYKLPPEADLMAVAHYLEALEWQREVIKAHAILGGKNPHLQTYLVGGMAGAADPNSQAALNADSIANLKGLFAKAKEFVDKVYLPDVLAVAPFYLEWAGIGEGLGNFLSYGDFPLTDTRDNDNPGNLFLPRGVILNRDLGKVHPVDQEKINEYVTHSWYSYQDDGKPMHPWQGETKPKYTGPNPPYESLDTKGKYSWLKAPRYDDKAVEVGPLARMLVAYASGHERVKYWVDAALSKLGVGPAALFSTLGRTAARCIETVVMAEQLIPWTDELAVNLGKGDLRIHEQKHWEPSTWPAEAEGWGWTEAPRGALGHWIRIKNGQIENYQCIVPTTWNASPRDAGGQPGAYEAALKGTEVADPDKPLEILRTIHSFDPCIACAVHLLEPGRRKQ
- the cybH gene encoding Ni/Fe-hydrogenase, b-type cytochrome subunit, giving the protein MQKRVLVWEAPVRLFHWVAVISMFSLAVTGYYIGFPFLTASGEASSSYLMGWMRAVHFVAAFVLGIACLIRLYWFFTGNEYARFRDWIPVGGVRRSLFWRQVKYYLFLTRKRPEVLGHNPVAGLSYLIVLLLILGQGLIGFALYAEAYQDGFWRSAFGWLLPLFGNQNLRLTHHLLMWVFAAFLIVHLYMSVLAEIEERNGTLTSMFGGYKTEEQPDAYRDLAYREAAAVGEKPED